A region of the Pyramidobacter piscolens W5455 genome:
GCTCTCCACGGCTTCGCAATACAGCGCGAAGGAGTTCTCGCGCACCGTTTCGCGGGCGACCAGCTCGCGGATGGGCAGAACGACGGACCAGCCTTCGCTCTCGTCTCCCCGCTCGCGCCCCGCCAGCCCGAGCCGTTTCCAGCGCTGCAGCGCCGCCGCCGCGTCGAAACCGGGAAGAGTCGGCGAGATGCGGGCCGCTTTTCGGGAATGGAGCATCGTCTCGTACGCGCCCGCCGCGACGGGGCCGACCGCCGCCGCCAGGATCCGCAAGGCGTGTTTCTCGTCGCCGTCCGTCTTGCGGTAGAGAGAAAGCAAATTTTTCCGTTCGAAATCGATCTGCACTGCGCGTCACCTGCCTTTTCCTTTATTTGTTTATTATAGCCGTTCCGCGCGAAGTAGGGAATTCACCGGGGCGCGAACTGGTATTTTCAACAATGCCAAACGGAATGGGCGGCGCTAGACTGAAGCCAACGAAACCAGAACGGACCAGATCATTCGACGAGGTGACTCACATGAGGAAAAAAATCGACGCCCTGGCTTTGGGCGGCTGCCTGCTTCTGCTCGGCATCCCCGCCATGGCCGGCGAAAAGCTGACGCTGGCGCAGTGCGTCGAAAAGGCGCTGGCTTCCCATCCCAACCTGACGGCCGCCGCGGGAACGGTCGAATCGCGCCGCGCCGCCGCCTCGCTCTCCGCCGCCGGCGCCCGGCTGAAAGCCAATGCGACGGGATCCTACGCGCGCAGCGGCGCCACCAAAGGCGCGAACAGCGGCGGCAGCGACGGCGACTGGAACACCGGCGTCTCGCTCTCGCAGACGGTGTACGACTGGGGCAAGACGAACGCTTCCGTGAAAAGCGCCAAGCTCAACGAAAAAGCCGCGCAGGAAACGCTGCAGCGCACCCGCGAGAGCGTGATCGCCGACGTGCGCGACGCCTATTACAGCCTGAACAAGGCCGTGCGCGACACGGCAGTGCAAAACGAACAGGTGAAAAATTACCAGCAACGCCTCGATTGGGCCAAATCCTACTATTCGGCCGGCACCAAGGCCAAAATCGAAGTCACCAAGGCGGAGACCGACCTGGCCAACGCCCGGCTCTCGCTGATCAAGGCCGAGTCCGCGGCGGAGCAGTACAAGGCCCAGCTCGCCTCGGCGATGGGAACGCCGGAACTGGAGATCGACGGCGTCGCGGACGAATTGGATTACGAACAATGGGACATCGCTCTCAGCGACGCGCTGAAGCGCGCGGCGGCGAACCGCGCCGACCTGACGGCTCAGGACCTGCTGGTGGACAAGGCGAAGACCGACGTGACGTCGGCGAAACTGACGAACGCCCCCGATCTGACGGCCAGCGCCGGCTACAGCTTCGGCGGCTCGGGTTTTTACGACGACGACCAGTGGAGCGCCAAGCTCAGCCTGTCGATTCCGATCGGCGACGGCGGCGAGACGAAAGCGCGCGTGGCCGGCGCCAAAGCCGACCTGAAAGTGGCGCAGGCCAACCGCGACAAACTGGCTCAGGACGTTGTGCTCGACGTGCGCCAGGCCTGGCAGAGCCTTCAGGAAAGCGCCGCTTCCATCACCGCCGCCCGCGCCGCGGAACGGCAGGCCCGCGAAAATCTCGACTTGGCGCTGGGCCGCTACCGGGCCGGCGTGGGCGACAGCCTGGAAATTTCCGACGCCGTCGACGCCTACGCCCAATCGCAGACGACGCTGATCACGAGTCTTTACGATCACAAAGAGGCGCGGCTCAGCCTCGAAAAAGCCATGGGGGAGGTTTCCGGATCATGAAACTGAAAAGGATCGTTACGCTTTTTGCCGTCGTCGCGCTCAGCTGCGGCGGCGTTTACTGGTACAGCGAGCGGCGCGCCGACAGCGCCGACGTGAGCTACCGCACGGCCGTCGCCGCCCGCGGTTCGCTGCGCAGCGTCATCCAGGCCACCGGCACTCTGAGCGCCGAAGAGACCGTCGACGTGGGCACGCAGATCAGCGGCACCATCAACGACATCTACGTAGACTACAACGACAAGGTTTCGCAGGGACAGCTCATCGCCGTGATGGACAATCGCACTCAGCAGGCCGAAGTCGACATGGCCAAGGCCAACGTCCTCTCCGCCAAGGCGGACCTGGCCAAGGCGCAGGCCTCGCTGCTCAAAGCCAACCGCGACCTGAAGCGTACCCGCGAGCTGATCAAAAAGGACCTGATCGCCCGCAGCGAGCTCGACGCCGACGTGGCCGCGCAGTCGACCGCCAACGCCGACGTGATGGCCGCACAGGCCAAAGTGGCCCAGTACGAGGCCACGCTGCGCAAGGCCGAGATCAGCCTCGGCTACACGAAAATCTATTCGCCCGTCGACGGCGTCGTCGTGGCCAAGAACGTGGAAAAGGGCCAGACCGTGGCCGCCAGCTATCAGACGCCTAGCATCGCCGAGATCGCCCGCGACCTCAAGCAGATGCAGGTCGAGGTCAACGTCGACGAAGCCGATATCGGCAGCGTCAAGGTGGGACAGGACGCCGAATTCACCGTCGACGCCTACGCCGACACGACGTTCTCCGGCAAGGTCACGCAGGTCCGCATCTCGCCCAGCACCAGCGACAACGTCGTCAGCTACACGGTGATCGTCAAGGTCGCCAACGACGAAGAAAAGCTGATGCCCGGCATGACCGCCAACGTCTCGCTGGTCGTCACGGAGAAGAAGGACGTTCTGCTCGTGCCCAACGCGGCGCTGCGCTTCCGCCCCGTCGCCAACACCGCGGTGACCATGGGGCCGCCCTCGCGCCGCGGAAGCGTGGCCGCGGTGGAGACGCCCGGCGTGTACGTGCTGATCGACAAAAAGCCCGCCAAGGTCGAAGTGGAGAAGGGCATCAGCGACGGCGACCGCACCGAGATCCTCTCCGGCCTCGAAGAAGGCGCGAGGGTGCTGGTCGGCTTTAACCTGCAATCGGAAAAGAAGACGAAATAAAATGTCGCTCGTCGAGCTGAGAAACGTCAAAAAAAGCTTCCGCCTCGGCGGCGAGCAGGTGGAAATCCTTCACGGCATCGACCTCGTCGTGGAAAAGGGGGAGTTCGTGGCCATGATGGGGCCGTCGGGATCGGGCAAGTCGACGACCATGAACATCCTCGGCTGTCTCGACAAGCCCACGTCCGGCCAATATTTCCTCGACGGCCGCGACGTCTCGGAACTGAACCGCGACGAGCTCGCGGCGATCCGCAACAGCACCATCGGTTTCGTGTTCCAGGGCTTCAACCTGCTGCAGCGCACCAGCGCCGTCGAAAACGTCGAGCTGCCGATGCTCTACGCCGGCGTCCATGCCAAGGAGCGCCGCGAGCGCGCCAAGGAAGCCCTGGTGCGCATGGGACTGGGCGAGCGCCTTTACCACGAGCCGAGCCAGCTTTCCGGCGGTCAGCAGCAGCGCGTCGCCATTGCCCGCGGCATCGTCAATCACGCGCCGATCCTGATGGCCGACGAGCCCACGGGCAACCTCGATTCAAAGACCAGCGACGAGATCATGCGCCTGTTCCAGCAGCTCAACCGCGAGGAAGGCATCACGATCATCCTCGTTACCCACGAACCCGACGTGGCGGCCTTCGCCGGGCGCGAACTGCTGTTCCGCGACGGCGTGATCCTCGAAGACCGCCCCAACGAACATCGGCGCACTTAAAAGGAGTGAACGTTCATGATTTCATTCGTGGAGATTTTCCGCACCGCGCTGCGCGCCCTGCGGCGCAATAAGACCCGTTCGTTCCT
Encoded here:
- a CDS encoding ABC transporter ATP-binding protein gives rise to the protein MSLVELRNVKKSFRLGGEQVEILHGIDLVVEKGEFVAMMGPSGSGKSTTMNILGCLDKPTSGQYFLDGRDVSELNRDELAAIRNSTIGFVFQGFNLLQRTSAVENVELPMLYAGVHAKERRERAKEALVRMGLGERLYHEPSQLSGGQQQRVAIARGIVNHAPILMADEPTGNLDSKTSDEIMRLFQQLNREEGITIILVTHEPDVAAFAGRELLFRDGVILEDRPNEHRRT
- a CDS encoding efflux RND transporter periplasmic adaptor subunit, yielding MKLKRIVTLFAVVALSCGGVYWYSERRADSADVSYRTAVAARGSLRSVIQATGTLSAEETVDVGTQISGTINDIYVDYNDKVSQGQLIAVMDNRTQQAEVDMAKANVLSAKADLAKAQASLLKANRDLKRTRELIKKDLIARSELDADVAAQSTANADVMAAQAKVAQYEATLRKAEISLGYTKIYSPVDGVVVAKNVEKGQTVAASYQTPSIAEIARDLKQMQVEVNVDEADIGSVKVGQDAEFTVDAYADTTFSGKVTQVRISPSTSDNVVSYTVIVKVANDEEKLMPGMTANVSLVVTEKKDVLLVPNAALRFRPVANTAVTMGPPSRRGSVAAVETPGVYVLIDKKPAKVEVEKGISDGDRTEILSGLEEGARVLVGFNLQSEKKTK
- a CDS encoding TolC family protein; the protein is MRKKIDALALGGCLLLLGIPAMAGEKLTLAQCVEKALASHPNLTAAAGTVESRRAAASLSAAGARLKANATGSYARSGATKGANSGGSDGDWNTGVSLSQTVYDWGKTNASVKSAKLNEKAAQETLQRTRESVIADVRDAYYSLNKAVRDTAVQNEQVKNYQQRLDWAKSYYSAGTKAKIEVTKAETDLANARLSLIKAESAAEQYKAQLASAMGTPELEIDGVADELDYEQWDIALSDALKRAAANRADLTAQDLLVDKAKTDVTSAKLTNAPDLTASAGYSFGGSGFYDDDQWSAKLSLSIPIGDGGETKARVAGAKADLKVAQANRDKLAQDVVLDVRQAWQSLQESAASITAARAAERQARENLDLALGRYRAGVGDSLEISDAVDAYAQSQTTLITSLYDHKEARLSLEKAMGEVSGS